From the Kitasatospora atroaurantiaca genome, the window CGCCTTCGACCCGCTGAACCGGCTCACCAATCCGGACGTCATCAAACTGATGGCAGCTCAGCTACCGCAGTGGATCAAGCGAGAGGACTTCTTCCCGGTACCGTGCTGCTTCCCGACCTGCCGGTCCATCACCTATCTGCTGACCGACGGTGAACCCGGCAATCCTGCCGTCGTCCCCCTTCCGCGCCTGGTCCAGATGGAGGACTACCTCGACTACGTCGCAAACAGGGTCCTGCCGGACGCCGGGATCCGCGAGGCACTGGAGAAGCTCTGGTCCGCCTCCGCCTTCATGGGCACCGCCATCACAGAGGCCAAGCTCCGGGCCGCCGCCGAGGCGCTCGACTGCGCGCAGTCCTGCGGCGTCGACCTGCCCGCCGCCATCCGGGACCTGAAGGACAAGGCATTCATGATCGTCGTTCAGGACTTTCAGGACCCCTACACCCTCAACGTCAAACAGCTGATGAAGTGCTGCGTCGAGGAGATCACCCCCGACGGCCGGCTCATCCCCTTCTGCGCCTACAACTCCGTCGGCTACCGCGAACAGATCCGCGCCCAGATGTCCGGCGTCCCTGTCGCCGACGTCGTCCCCAACGCCCTGCCCCTGGCACCCGTCCTCGCCGACTCCCCGTACGGCTCGAAGATCGCGCGCGCCGACGGCGGCAACTCATGAAGGGCGAGGAGATGAAGGCGTGCTGCGCCGCCGCGTACTCCTGCGACGCCGTCGCCCAGATCCTCGGCGACTCCTATCACCCTGGCGGCACCGCCCTGACCCGCCGCCTCGTCGATGCCCTCGGCCTCACCGCCGGCAGCCGGGTCCTCGACGTCGCCTGCGGCCGAGGCACTAGCGCCCTGCTGCTCGCCGACGCCTACCGCCTCCAGGTGGACGGCCTGGACTACTCCGCCACCAACATCGCCCGCGCACAGGCCACCGCCGAGGCCCTGGAGCTGAGCCACCGGGCCACCTTCACACACGGTGACGCCGAGCAACTCCCGTACCCGGCCGACACCTTCGACGCCGTGCTCTCCGAATGTGCACTCTGCACCTTCCCCGACAAGACGGCCGCCGCAGCCGAGTTCACCCGGGTCCTGCGCCCGGGCGGCAGACTCGGCATCACCGACGTGACCGCCGACCCCGACCGGCTGCCCCCCGAACTGACCACCCCCGCCGCACGGATCGCATGCATCGCCGACGCCCGCCCCCTCGCCGATTACGCGGCCATCCTGAAGGCCGTAGGGCTGGGCGTGATCCTGACCGAGCGGCACGACACCGCCCTGACCCGCATGATCGACCAGATCGAAGCCCGGCTCGGCCTGCTCAAGATGACCGCCCCAGGCGCACTCACCTCCACCGGCCTGAGCCCCGACGCGACCGCGACCGTCCTTGCGGCGGCCCGAACCGCCGTCGCCGACGGCACACTCGGCTACGCACTGCTCATCGCCGAACGAGGCCGCGAACAATCATGAATGACCCGGCAGCCGAAGCCCCGCCCGCGGAGGAGAACCGGTTCGTGCGACGTCACCGCATTATCGGAGTCTTACAGCGCGCTCATGATGGTGCTGACCTGCTCTGACGTGGTGTATCCATGAGCAGGCACGACACCGTGGTGATGGCTTGTGGAGGCTGTGATGCTCGACCGTGTTCCGCTGCTCGGCAGGATCCCGCGCAACCTGCTGGTCCTGATGACGGTGCTCGTCCTGGCGGGCGCCGGCGGCGGCTTCTACCTGTTCCAGCCGTGGAAGGCGTTCACGAGCACCACGGTCGACGAGGCCCTGCCGGCCCCCGCCACCACCGCTGCGGCAACAAGCCGGCCGGCCGGCTCAGCCCCGACCGTGGCCCAGACGCAGGGCACGCCGGGGAACACGTCGACGCCTGCGGCCGCCCCGGTCGAGCTTGCGAGGGGCAGCTTCGTCTCCGGTGAGCACGACACCAGCGGTACGGCACGCGTCGTGCGGCTGAGCGACGGCGGCATCGTGCTGCGCCTGGAGGACCTGCGGACATCGGAGGGCCCCGACGTGCGGGTGTATCTCTCCAAGCGGCCCGCCGCCGAGTCGAAGGCCGACACCCTGGGCGACGGCGCGGTGGAGCTCGACCACCTCAAGGGCAATCGCGGCAACCAGAACTACACGATCCCAGTCGGCACCGACCTCTCCCAGTTCCACAGCGCGGTCATCTGGTGCAGCCGCTTCTCCGTGGGCTTCGGCGCCGCAGATCTGACGCCCGCAGCCAAGTGACAGCAGAGGCCCTGGCGCATCGCGCGTTTCAAGACCGCGGTGCGGCTGACGAGCGCCACACCGACGAGGACTGACTCGCCAACCGAGAGCGGTGACCGTGTCATGGAGGCGCGTGTGCCGGACCTCGGTGGCCTCGCCGGCGGACCCGG encodes:
- a CDS encoding class I SAM-dependent methyltransferase, with the protein product MKGEEMKACCAAAYSCDAVAQILGDSYHPGGTALTRRLVDALGLTAGSRVLDVACGRGTSALLLADAYRLQVDGLDYSATNIARAQATAEALELSHRATFTHGDAEQLPYPADTFDAVLSECALCTFPDKTAAAAEFTRVLRPGGRLGITDVTADPDRLPPELTTPAARIACIADARPLADYAAILKAVGLGVILTERHDTALTRMIDQIEARLGLLKMTAPGALTSTGLSPDATATVLAAARTAVADGTLGYALLIAERGREQS
- a CDS encoding DM13 domain-containing protein — translated: MLDRVPLLGRIPRNLLVLMTVLVLAGAGGGFYLFQPWKAFTSTTVDEALPAPATTAAATSRPAGSAPTVAQTQGTPGNTSTPAAAPVELARGSFVSGEHDTSGTARVVRLSDGGIVLRLEDLRTSEGPDVRVYLSKRPAAESKADTLGDGAVELDHLKGNRGNQNYTIPVGTDLSQFHSAVIWCSRFSVGFGAADLTPAAK